From the Malaclemys terrapin pileata isolate rMalTer1 chromosome 13, rMalTer1.hap1, whole genome shotgun sequence genome, one window contains:
- the LOC128847347 gene encoding olfactory receptor 14A16-like, translating into MSNQTTETEFLLLSFSQARELQILHFVVFLAIFLAALMGNLLIITAVTLDHHLHTPMYFFLMNLSIIDLGSISVTVPKSMANSLLNTRSISYSGCVAQVFLFIFFTAVDFAFLTIMAYDRYIAICKPLHYESLMNRRACIEMAASAWISGIFCSALHTGNTFALTFCGGNMVDQFFCEIPQLLKLACSDSYLNEVGVIAFFACLTISCFVLIIVSYVQIFTTVLRIPSERGGHKAFSTCLPHLIVVSLFVCTGIFAYVKPPSSCLSGLDLVVGVLYSVVPPIMNPIIYSMRNKEIKGALRKLILG; encoded by the coding sequence ATGTCCAACCAAACCACCGAGACTGAGTTCCTTCTCCTGAGCTTCTCTCAGGCGCGAGAGCTGCAGATTTTACACTTTGTGGTGTTTCTAGCGATTTTCCTGGCAGCCCTGATGGGGAACCTCCTCATTATTACAGCTGTAACCCTGGACCACCATCTTcatacccccatgtacttcttcctgatgaatttGTCCATAATAGACCTCGGATCCATATCCGTCACTGTCCCCAAGTCCATGGCCAATTCCCTACTGAACACCAGGTCGATTTCTTATTCTGGGTGCGTTGCCCAAGTCTTTCTCTTCATTTTCTTCACTGCGGTTGACTTTGCTTTTCTCACCATCATGGCGTATGACCGCTACATCGCCATCTgcaaaccactgcactatgagtCTCTGATGAACAGGAGAGCTTGTATTGAAATGGCAGCCAGTGCTTGGATCAGTGGTATTTTCTGCTCTGCATTGCACACTGGGAACACATTTGCGTTAACCTTCTGTGGAGGCaacatggtggatcagttcttctgtgaaatcccccagctacTCAAGCTCGCTTGCTCTGACTCATATCTCAATGAAGTTGGGGTTATTGCCTTTTTTGCATGTTTAACTATAAGttgctttgttttaataattgtatcatatgttcagatcttcaccacggtgctgagaatcccctctgagcggggcgggcataaagccttctccacctgcctccctcacctcattgtggtctcCTTGTTTGTTTGCACTGGCATCTTTGCCTATGTGAAGCCACCCTCCAGCTGTCTATCAGGTCTGGATCTTGTGGTGGGTGTGCTCTATTCTGTGGTGCCACCAATCATGAATCCAatcatctacagcatgaggaacaaggaAATTAAAGGTGCTCTGAGGAAACTTATTCTTGGTTAA